The Phaeocystidibacter marisrubri genomic interval TTGGAGGAAATGGACCCAGCGATTTCGCATGGGGCAATGAACTCACTCCAGAAGGAGAATATCTAGCCAATTACTTTCAAGGCACTTTTCCTGACGGCAATTCTGCCGCCGACGGCTATTCAACCACCGCTCCCGTTAAGAGCTTCCCTCCCAATGATTATGGGCTGTACGACATGATTGGGAATGTTTGGGAATGGACCTCCGACTGGTATCGTCCCGATACCCACCGGAGCAATAAAGCGTTGGCAAAAGTGCGTGGATGCGTGAACCCGAATGGCCCTTCGCAGAGCTACGACCCGAATGACCCACTCGTCCCTAAACGCGTTACCAAAGGTGGGTCTTTCCTCTGTAGTTCAGAATACTGCAGCAATTACCGCCCCTCTGCTCGAATGGCAACTGCTTTTGATTCTGGTCAAGAACACCTGGGATTTAGATGTGTCTCTAAGTGAAAAAACTATTCGTCATAGCACTTCTAGGAATGTCAGTAGCGGCACAATCGCAAATACTGATTTCCCTGCTATTTGGCGATAAGTTAAACTCGGATGGTGTAGAGTTTGGATTGGATGGAGGATTGGCGATTCCAACTTTGACGCAAACGGAAGAACTCAAAGCTCGTTACACCTTGAATTTGGGGATGTACTTTGATATTCGAATCCGTGAATCGTGGTTCTTGCACACGGGGTTTATCGTGAAATCTCCAGGTGGTGGAGCCAATATTTCCCCCTACACCACAGGCATTAGCTCTATCGACGATCAACTTGACAAATCAAAGGTAACGCGACGATTGGGATACATTCATCTTCCCGCTTTCATTCGCTACCGTTTCCCGAATTTCCTCTTTTTAGAAGGAGGTCCACAAGTGGGATTTATGACCGCCGCCTATGATCGATTTCGAATACAGTCCGGCGATAACGATTTGGAGTACAAACACGACTTGATCAATCAACACCATCGATGGGA includes:
- a CDS encoding porin family protein; this translates as MSVAAQSQILISLLFGDKLNSDGVEFGLDGGLAIPTLTQTEELKARYTLNLGMYFDIRIRESWFLHTGFIVKSPGGGANISPYTTGISSIDDQLDKSKVTRRLGYIHLPAFIRYRFPNFLFLEGGPQVGFMTAAYDRFRIQSGDNDLEYKHDLINQHHRWDAGLTVGVGYKLFHGRGITTGVRYYMGLTDVSKNDGIQQNRIGYIYVSIPIGRHDIPE